A genomic window from Triticum urartu cultivar G1812 chromosome 7, Tu2.1, whole genome shotgun sequence includes:
- the LOC125521717 gene encoding uncharacterized protein LOC125521717 isoform X1, producing the protein MADPYRSYLPSSSHDRVPLGGYPGYVPHEESSYYASKMAALRGVQNIPRVDVPLQSRAYGLDVPAGVSHPAYGLDVPAGVSHPAYGLDVPAGVSHPAYGLDVPAGVSHPAYGLDVPAGVSHPAYGLDVPAGVSHPAYGLDVPAGVSHPAYGLDVPAGVSHPAYGLDVPAGVSHPAYGLDVPAGVSHPALVGLGALPAGARPRGPSPLEDPALVQRSSSLGKSVSVSEVERPKPLLIVDRPSEDESNILFVDGLPTDCTRREVAHLFRPFVGFKDLRLVHKEPRRSGDKAYALCFVEFSDAKCAGTAMEALQEYRFDERKADGPFLKIQFARFPFRPPPSHEDRKRPSAR; encoded by the exons ATGGCGGATCCCTACCGCTCGTACCTCCCGTCCTCCTCTCACGACAGAG TTCCACTGGGCGGTTATCCTGGGTATGTTCCACATGAGGAATCATCCTATTATGCTTCAAAAATGGCTGCTCTGCGAGGAGTACAAAATATACCTAGAGTTGAT GTACCATTACAGTCAAGAGCTTATGGTTTGGATGTTCCAGCAGGCGTGAGCCATCCTGCTTATGGTTTGGATGTTCCAGCAGGCGTGAGCCATCCTGCTTATGGTTTGGATGTTCCCGCAGGCGTGAGCCATCCTGCTTATGGTTTGGATGTTCCAGCAGGCGTGAGCCATCCTGCTTATGGTTTGGATGTTCCCGCAGGCGTGAGCCATCCTGCTTATGGTTTGGATGTTCCAGCAGGCGTGAGCCATCCTGCTTATGGTTTGGATGTTCCCGCAGGCGTGAGCCATCCTGCTTATGGTTTGGATGTTCCAGCAGGCGTGAGCCATCCTGCTTATGGTTTGGATGTTCCCGCAGGCGTGAGCCATCCTGCTTATGGTTTGGATGTTCCAGCAGGCGTGAGCCATCCTGCTTTGGTTGGATTGGGTGCACTGCCAGCTGGAGCTAGGCCGCGGGGACCTAGCCCTTTGGAAGACCCAGCTCTAGTCCAGAGAAGTTCTTCACTTGGCAAAAGTGTCAGTGTTTCAGAAGTTGAGCGCCCCAAACCCCTTTTGATTGTCGATCGGCCATCAGAAGATGAATCCAACATTCTTTTTGTTGATGGTCTCCCAACAGATTGCACCAGGAGAGAAGTAGCTC ATTTGTTCCGTCCTTTCGTTGGCTTCAAGGACCTCAGACTTGTGCACAAGGAGCCCAGACGT AGTGGTGACAAGGCTTATGCTCTGTGCTTTGTGGAGTTCAGTGACGCAAAATGTGCAGGGACTGCTATGGAGGCTCTCCAAG AATACCGCTTTGACGAGAGGAAGGCCGACGGCCCATTCCTCAAGATTCAGTTCGCAAGGTTCCCGTTCCGACCTCCGCCATCCCATGAAGATCGAAAACGCCCTAGTGCTCGCTGA
- the LOC125521717 gene encoding uncharacterized protein LOC125521717 isoform X2, translating to MADPYRSYLPSSSHDRVPLGGYPGYVPHEESSYYASKMAALRGVQNIPRVDVPLQSRAYGLDVPAGVSHPAYGLDVPAGVSHPAYGLDVPAGVSHPAYGLDVPAGVSHPAYGLDVPAGVSHPAYGLDVPAGVSHPAYGLDVPAGVSHPAYGLDVPAGVSHPALVGLGALPAGARPRGPSPLEDPALVQRSSSLGKSVSVSEVERPKPLLIVDRPSEDESNILFVDGLPTDCTRREVAHLFRPFVGFKDLRLVHKEPRRSGDKAYALCFVEFSDAKCAGTAMEALQEYRFDERKADGPFLKIQFARFPFRPPPSHEDRKRPSAR from the exons ATGGCGGATCCCTACCGCTCGTACCTCCCGTCCTCCTCTCACGACAGAG TTCCACTGGGCGGTTATCCTGGGTATGTTCCACATGAGGAATCATCCTATTATGCTTCAAAAATGGCTGCTCTGCGAGGAGTACAAAATATACCTAGAGTTGAT GTACCATTACAGTCAAGAGCTTATGGTTTGGATGTTCCAGCAGGCGTGAGCCATCCTGCTTATGGTTTGGATGTTCCAGCAGGCGTGAGCCATCCTGCTTATGGTTTGGATGTTCCCGCAGGCGTGAGCCATCCTGCTTATGGTTTGGATGTTCCAGCAGGCGTGAGCCATCCTGCTTATGGTTTGGATGTTCCCGCAGGCGTGAGCCATCCTGCTTATGGTTTGGATGTTCCAGCAGGCGTGAGCCATCCTGCTTATGGTTTGGATGTTCCCGCAGGCGTGAGCCATCCTGCTTATGGTTTGGATGTTCCAGCAG GCGTGAGCCATCCTGCTTTGGTTGGATTGGGTGCACTGCCAGCTGGAGCTAGGCCGCGGGGACCTAGCCCTTTGGAAGACCCAGCTCTAGTCCAGAGAAGTTCTTCACTTGGCAAAAGTGTCAGTGTTTCAGAAGTTGAGCGCCCCAAACCCCTTTTGATTGTCGATCGGCCATCAGAAGATGAATCCAACATTCTTTTTGTTGATGGTCTCCCAACAGATTGCACCAGGAGAGAAGTAGCTC ATTTGTTCCGTCCTTTCGTTGGCTTCAAGGACCTCAGACTTGTGCACAAGGAGCCCAGACGT AGTGGTGACAAGGCTTATGCTCTGTGCTTTGTGGAGTTCAGTGACGCAAAATGTGCAGGGACTGCTATGGAGGCTCTCCAAG AATACCGCTTTGACGAGAGGAAGGCCGACGGCCCATTCCTCAAGATTCAGTTCGCAAGGTTCCCGTTCCGACCTCCGCCATCCCATGAAGATCGAAAACGCCCTAGTGCTCGCTGA